The following are encoded together in the Flavobacterium haoranii genome:
- the mvaD gene encoding diphosphomevalonate decarboxylase, giving the protein MYSEKDFVASTFNLVQSAQFSWEAPSNIALVKYWGKIDNELDFQGNKASQIPANPSISFTLNNCKTITSLSFEQKSSTEDFSFDFYFEGQKKEDFKPKIQKFFERIEVFCPYLKNYHITIESENTFPHSSGIASSASGMAALAMNVMSLEKALNPEMSDDYFFKKASFLARLGSGSACRSVKGEVVIWGHHKDTSDSSNLYGIDFVESHEKFKNFQDTILLVDKGEKQVSSTVGHNLMYNHPFANQRFVQAQDNLTAIKEILKNGDVDSFIKLVESEALTLHAMMMTSMPYFILMKPNTLEIINKIWKFRTETAIPVCFTLDAGANVHVLYPENVKEKVLQFIQNELVAYCQNGQYICDQIGNGANQLK; this is encoded by the coding sequence ATGTATTCAGAAAAGGATTTTGTAGCTTCAACATTTAATTTAGTTCAAAGTGCACAATTTTCTTGGGAAGCACCTAGTAATATTGCCCTAGTTAAATATTGGGGAAAAATAGATAATGAGCTAGATTTTCAAGGAAATAAAGCTTCGCAAATTCCTGCAAATCCTTCTATAAGTTTTACGTTGAATAATTGTAAAACAATTACATCATTGTCTTTCGAACAAAAATCGAGTACTGAAGATTTTTCATTTGACTTTTATTTTGAGGGTCAAAAGAAGGAAGATTTTAAACCAAAAATTCAGAAATTTTTTGAACGTATAGAAGTTTTTTGTCCGTATTTAAAAAACTATCATATTACTATCGAATCAGAAAATACATTTCCGCATAGTTCAGGAATCGCATCTTCTGCTTCAGGAATGGCTGCTTTAGCTATGAATGTTATGAGTTTAGAAAAAGCTTTAAATCCTGAAATGTCTGACGATTATTTCTTTAAAAAAGCGTCTTTTTTAGCACGTTTGGGTAGCGGAAGCGCTTGTCGCAGTGTAAAAGGAGAGGTTGTTATTTGGGGACATCATAAAGATACAAGTGATAGTTCAAATTTATACGGAATTGATTTTGTAGAAAGTCACGAAAAATTCAAGAATTTTCAAGATACTATTTTATTGGTCGACAAAGGTGAAAAACAGGTTTCGAGTACTGTTGGTCACAATTTAATGTACAATCATCCTTTTGCAAATCAACGATTTGTTCAAGCTCAGGATAATTTAACTGCAATCAAAGAGATATTGAAAAATGGTGATGTAGATTCGTTTATAAAATTAGTAGAAAGTGAAGCTTTAACTTTGCACGCAATGATGATGACTTCAATGCCTTATTTTATTTTAATGAAACCTAATACACTTGAAATTATTAATAAAATTTGGAAATTTAGAACAGAAACAGCAATACCAGTTTGTTTTACTTTGGATGCTGGTGCAAATGTACATGTTTTATACCCAGAAAATGTAAAAGAAAAAGTTTTACAGTTTATTCAAAATGAATTAGTTGCATATTGTCAAAATGGTCAGTACATTTGCGACCAAATAGGAAATGGTGCAAACCAATTAAAATAA
- a CDS encoding geranylgeranylglycerol-phosphate geranylgeranyltransferase encodes MLTRKSKLLLTKIFSFFSVVRGYNIWVIALAQYLSAIFILAPHESALSILLDWRLFVLVVASSLCIASGYIINNFYDAKKDLINRPKKAMIDRLVSQSTKLKVYFAINFFVVVLASLISWKAVLFFSAYIFLLWFYSHKLKKYPLIGNLTAALLAVTPFFAVLMHFKNFYHVIFAHATFLFVLILIRELIKDLENIEGDLANDYKTIPVLYGEKLAKTIITLLTCFTVIPVFFLTDVYNVGYMEIYFYLGLIALLFFIMKLWKSDCKEDYVKLHFLLKFIIVSGVFCIVLIEPSVLINGKKLLSTY; translated from the coding sequence ATGCTAACCCGTAAATCTAAATTATTACTGACCAAAATCTTCAGCTTTTTTTCAGTTGTTAGAGGTTATAATATTTGGGTAATTGCATTAGCACAATATTTATCAGCTATATTTATTTTAGCACCACATGAATCTGCACTCTCTATTTTATTAGATTGGAGGTTGTTTGTTTTAGTTGTTGCTTCATCACTTTGTATTGCTTCGGGTTATATTATAAATAATTTTTACGATGCTAAGAAAGATTTAATCAATCGACCTAAAAAAGCTATGATTGATCGTTTGGTGAGTCAGTCAACAAAACTAAAAGTATATTTCGCTATTAATTTTTTTGTAGTAGTTCTTGCGAGTTTAATTTCTTGGAAAGCAGTTTTGTTTTTTTCGGCTTATATATTTTTACTTTGGTTTTATTCGCACAAGCTTAAAAAATATCCTCTAATAGGAAATTTAACTGCAGCGTTGTTAGCAGTAACTCCTTTTTTTGCAGTATTAATGCATTTTAAGAATTTTTACCATGTAATTTTTGCTCACGCAACGTTCTTGTTTGTTTTAATTTTAATTCGCGAATTAATAAAAGATTTAGAAAATATTGAAGGCGATTTAGCTAACGACTATAAAACAATTCCAGTTCTTTATGGTGAAAAATTAGCCAAAACCATTATTACCTTACTTACTTGTTTTACAGTTATCCCTGTTTTTTTTCTAACAGATGTTTACAATGTAGGGTATATGGAAATTTACTTTTATTTAGGTTTAATTGCTTTACTATTTTTTATAATGAAGTTATGGAAATCAGATTGTAAAGAGGACTACGTAAAACTTCATTTTTTACTAAAGTTTATCATTGTAAGTGGAGTATTTTGTATAGTTCTTATAGAACCTTCAGTTTTAATTAACGGAAAAAAATTACTTTCAACTTATTAG
- a CDS encoding pseudouridine synthase, whose amino-acid sequence MSRHQGNDKRNPGSGRQGGYKKTSHSRGNAPVRSNSSGFSRNENKSAQPKAKPASDDIRLNRYISNSGMCSRREADIYIQSGNVMVNGEVVTEMGYRVKPGDVVKFDGATITPEKKVYVLLNKPKNFSTSADGVRSNENVLSLVKNASKSQLQPVGRMDKTTTGLLLFTNDTELITKFSSPNQRSSKLYHVSLDKNLKFEDLEKVKNGLYIDDHKIFVEEIDYIENEAKSEIGVKMKTANVKIVRKIFEELDYNVIKLDRVTFAGLTKKNLPRGNWRFLTEQEIINLKNI is encoded by the coding sequence ATGTCACGTCATCAAGGCAATGATAAAAGAAATCCAGGTTCAGGAAGACAAGGTGGTTATAAAAAAACAAGTCATTCTAGAGGTAATGCACCTGTAAGAAGTAATTCATCTGGATTTTCAAGAAATGAAAATAAATCTGCACAACCAAAAGCGAAACCAGCATCAGATGATATTCGTTTAAATCGTTATATCTCAAACTCTGGAATGTGCAGTAGAAGAGAAGCTGATATTTACATTCAAAGTGGGAATGTAATGGTAAATGGCGAAGTAGTAACCGAAATGGGTTATAGGGTGAAACCTGGCGATGTAGTTAAATTTGATGGAGCAACGATTACACCTGAAAAGAAAGTTTATGTTTTATTAAACAAACCAAAAAACTTTTCAACTTCAGCTGACGGCGTTAGAAGTAATGAAAATGTATTGAGTTTAGTTAAAAATGCTTCAAAATCTCAGTTGCAACCTGTTGGTAGAATGGATAAGACAACTACAGGTTTATTGTTGTTCACTAACGATACCGAATTAATCACAAAATTTTCAAGTCCTAACCAACGTTCGTCTAAATTATATCATGTAAGCTTAGATAAAAATTTAAAATTTGAAGATTTAGAGAAAGTAAAAAACGGTTTATATATTGATGATCACAAAATCTTCGTAGAAGAAATCGATTATATCGAAAATGAAGCTAAATCAGAAATCGGAGTTAAAATGAAAACGGCAAATGTTAAGATTGTTCGTAAGATTTTTGAAGAACTAGATTACAATGTTATTAAATTAGACCGAGTTACTTTTGCTGGTTTAACCAAAAAGAATTTACCAAGAGGCAATTGGCGTTTTTTAACAGAACAAGAAATTATAAATCTTAAAAATATATAA
- a CDS encoding T9SS type B sorting domain-containing protein has product MDNTYTSTQLVDLLINNSCIEITSTNMSGNQSVGYFNQNGSSFPMLDGVIIRNGNINFTQGQYTNTNLSSAINNNPDPFLQNLSNQSSGQSTSIVDVGFLEFEFIPTSNSFSFNFLFASNEYGEFQCSSNDIFAFALTDLTTNITTNLAVIPGTSNPVSVLTIRNSAFNEGNSCSSSNPGLFSTYNVSNPPASSLNMRGHTVVMSASSGVIPNNPYRIRMSIADFGDADYDSAVFIGAGSFTTNFDLGPDQIICAGDEYILDTGLDNTYTFQWLLNGMIIAGETNPTYTVSQPGVYEVIIDKGSCHIEESITFNDLLVNNPQDLYACDTGAGIYPYNLTINNEIFLGLDDAIYDVHYFDSQADILANNPIPSADLGNFMSPGQTIYIKIFNTVTGLYCDAEYQFDLIVNPSITAGSIPLQNVCDNSSGVPYDLSIHDIDVINGQSGTYTITYYTNQSDATNGVNAIGNNINITNGTGITTFWIRIEDSNNSSCFDITSVDINVRPLPLVDAITNITECSNTTLPNITNGNYFTGPDGTGTNLGQGGAFIEDGGTYYIFAGPDAFGCTNQTSFLITFIDEFTPILDNCGVFSVPSPPEGIGAFYSDFGGPNGTGTLIPTGTQFENTGTTSIVQPIYYYAEVNGIPCRDERFDIYIHPLAPVDILPDVTYCNSYTLEPLTNGNYFTGPNGTGTALFAGNTITSSQTVYIYNTLDHISSDGVTVGTCPSPASSFQVNIVDTSIFTPITECGSFTLPAITFGNYYDQPNGMGNIIDPSIPITSSQIVYYYANTTTLPNCTDNLNFNITINPRPLVDSLPSESHCGEFVLPPLTNGNYYMLSGGPSVPGQVQLFPNQVIDLSGTSLNPGTYYIYNGPDANNCDNESSFTINILPSPLVDAVSDYAVCGPFYTINPATNGTIYTAPGGPNGTGTVVDPTTQYTENETFYLYSFDSNTTCEVDIPFTVFYNGIDLPDFPDEDVCEFDNYALPILTHVPPETTNNYSINYYLDSNGNGIPGDAGDTLVPAGTVFNTPNTVTTVYVVANNTGRFGLSCQEIDTITITVSETPNLNNHPANFNSLNNTTHCGEFILPDLNGPTINYTVNYYTQPGGNPNDLINPNDYTFSVAPDESPQTFDVWVYAHATNNTNCFDETHFQFTVYPRPTFEVDGGIICVDPLTNATLEPIILDSGLNPALFDVEWSLNGVVLGNGITFEAIQAGTYTITPIKLSPENAPDCNYLPTTAVVTISSRAVASVSVTQPFEDIANATVTIENGFGNYIFQLDDGQFQTSNNFYNISSGSHTVTVRDTLGNCGDFVLVFNVIKYPKFFTPNADGYNDTWNIWDLRNEHPDAVIYIFDRYGKFLKELSPMDNGWDGKYNGHDLPSTDYWFTVDYLYNGEPAQFKAHFAMKR; this is encoded by the coding sequence GTGGATAACACTTATACTTCAACTCAATTAGTAGATTTACTGATTAACAATTCATGTATTGAAATTACCAGTACAAACATGTCAGGAAATCAATCTGTTGGGTACTTCAATCAAAATGGTTCGAGTTTTCCAATGCTTGATGGAGTTATTATTAGAAATGGGAATATCAATTTTACTCAAGGACAGTACACAAATACAAACTTAAGTTCTGCAATAAACAATAATCCAGATCCTTTTTTACAAAATTTAAGCAATCAAAGTAGTGGACAATCTACTTCTATTGTTGATGTAGGTTTTTTAGAATTTGAATTCATTCCTACTTCTAATTCATTTAGTTTCAACTTTCTCTTTGCTTCAAATGAATATGGAGAATTTCAATGTAGTTCGAACGATATTTTTGCTTTCGCCTTAACTGATTTAACTACGAACATTACAACAAATTTAGCTGTAATCCCTGGAACATCGAACCCTGTAAGTGTACTTACAATAAGAAACTCTGCTTTTAATGAAGGAAATTCTTGTAGCTCTTCAAATCCTGGCTTGTTTAGCACCTATAACGTATCGAATCCACCAGCTTCTTCTCTGAACATGAGAGGACATACCGTTGTAATGTCCGCTTCTTCAGGTGTAATTCCAAATAATCCTTACAGAATACGAATGTCTATAGCAGATTTTGGTGATGCCGATTACGATTCTGCTGTCTTTATTGGAGCTGGGAGTTTTACTACAAATTTCGATTTAGGCCCTGATCAAATCATCTGTGCTGGAGATGAATATATTCTTGATACAGGTTTAGACAATACCTATACTTTTCAATGGCTTTTAAATGGAATGATTATAGCTGGAGAAACAAACCCTACTTATACTGTTTCTCAACCAGGTGTTTATGAAGTAATTATTGATAAAGGAAGTTGTCATATTGAAGAATCAATAACTTTTAATGATTTGTTGGTTAATAATCCACAAGATTTATATGCTTGTGATACTGGCGCAGGCATTTACCCTTATAATTTAACAATCAATAATGAAATATTTTTAGGTCTTGACGATGCAATTTATGATGTTCATTATTTTGATTCACAAGCAGATATACTTGCAAACAATCCAATTCCTTCAGCCGATTTAGGCAACTTCATGAGTCCAGGTCAAACGATTTATATAAAAATTTTTAACACGGTAACTGGACTTTATTGTGATGCCGAATATCAATTTGACCTAATTGTTAATCCAAGTATTACAGCTGGTAGTATTCCTCTTCAAAATGTTTGTGATAATTCATCGGGAGTTCCGTATGATTTATCAATTCATGATATTGATGTTATCAATGGTCAATCAGGCACTTACACAATTACCTATTACACAAATCAAAGTGATGCAACTAATGGTGTTAATGCAATTGGTAACAATATTAACATAACAAACGGAACAGGTATAACAACCTTTTGGATAAGAATTGAGGACAGTAATAATTCATCTTGTTTTGATATCACTTCAGTAGATATTAATGTACGCCCTTTGCCTTTGGTTGACGCAATAACGAACATAACTGAATGTAGCAATACGACATTACCAAATATTACAAATGGTAATTATTTTACAGGTCCTGATGGAACAGGAACCAATTTAGGGCAAGGAGGTGCTTTTATTGAAGATGGTGGCACATATTATATTTTTGCAGGACCAGATGCTTTTGGATGCACGAATCAAACCTCTTTTCTAATTACCTTTATTGATGAGTTTACACCTATATTAGACAATTGCGGGGTTTTTTCTGTTCCATCACCACCAGAAGGCATAGGTGCTTTTTACAGTGACTTTGGTGGACCAAATGGAACTGGAACACTAATTCCTACTGGAACACAATTTGAAAATACGGGTACAACAAGTATTGTGCAACCAATATATTACTATGCAGAAGTTAATGGTATTCCTTGTAGAGATGAACGTTTTGACATCTATATTCATCCACTAGCACCAGTTGATATTTTACCAGATGTCACTTATTGTAACAGTTACACACTAGAACCTTTAACTAATGGAAACTATTTCACTGGACCAAATGGAACAGGGACTGCTTTATTTGCAGGAAACACAATTACATCTTCACAAACAGTATATATATACAATACATTAGACCATATTAGCTCAGATGGAGTAACCGTTGGCACATGTCCTTCTCCAGCAAGTTCTTTTCAAGTAAATATTGTAGATACATCTATTTTTACTCCAATTACAGAATGTGGTAGTTTTACACTGCCAGCCATCACTTTTGGAAATTATTATGACCAACCAAACGGCATGGGTAACATTATTGACCCTAGTATACCTATAACGTCTTCACAAATAGTATATTATTATGCAAATACTACTACATTACCAAATTGTACAGACAACCTTAATTTTAATATTACTATAAATCCACGTCCGCTAGTAGATTCATTACCTAGTGAATCTCATTGTGGTGAATTTGTTTTACCACCATTGACTAATGGAAATTATTATATGTTATCTGGAGGTCCTTCTGTACCTGGGCAAGTACAATTATTCCCTAATCAAGTTATTGATTTGAGTGGAACATCATTAAATCCAGGCACATATTATATTTATAATGGACCTGATGCAAACAATTGTGACAATGAATCCTCTTTTACTATTAACATTTTACCAAGTCCTTTAGTTGATGCCGTAAGTGATTATGCTGTTTGTGGACCTTTTTACACTATTAACCCCGCGACGAATGGAACTATTTATACTGCTCCAGGAGGACCTAATGGAACAGGAACTGTAGTAGACCCAACCACACAATACACCGAAAATGAAACTTTTTATCTTTATAGCTTTGATTCGAATACTACTTGTGAAGTAGATATCCCTTTTACAGTTTTCTATAACGGGATTGACTTACCAGATTTTCCAGATGAAGATGTTTGCGAATTTGATAATTATGCGCTACCAATACTTACACATGTCCCTCCAGAAACAACCAATAATTACTCAATTAATTATTATCTAGACTCTAATGGAAACGGTATTCCAGGGGATGCTGGCGACACATTAGTCCCAGCAGGTACAGTTTTTAATACACCTAATACAGTAACAACTGTTTATGTTGTAGCTAATAATACAGGAAGATTCGGGTTGTCTTGCCAAGAAATAGATACTATTACGATCACTGTATCTGAAACTCCTAATTTAAATAATCATCCTGCTAACTTTAACAGTCTTAACAACACTACTCATTGTGGTGAGTTTATTCTTCCAGATTTAAATGGACCTACAATAAATTATACTGTTAACTATTATACTCAACCTGGCGGAAATCCCAATGATCTGATTAACCCTAACGATTACACGTTTAGTGTTGCACCTGATGAAAGCCCACAAACTTTTGATGTTTGGGTTTATGCACATGCTACAAATAACACTAATTGTTTTGACGAAACTCACTTTCAATTCACAGTTTATCCCAGACCTACATTTGAAGTTGATGGCGGAATTATCTGTGTTGACCCATTAACAAATGCAACATTAGAGCCTATTATTTTAGATTCTGGACTTAATCCTGCACTATTTGATGTTGAATGGAGTTTAAACGGTGTTGTCTTGGGGAATGGAATAACTTTTGAAGCTATTCAAGCTGGAACATATACCATAACTCCTATAAAACTTAGTCCGGAGAATGCGCCTGATTGTAATTACTTACCAACAACTGCAGTAGTTACAATTTCTAGTAGAGCTGTTGCTAGTGTTTCCGTTACTCAACCATTTGAGGATATTGCAAATGCCACAGTAACTATTGAAAATGGCTTTGGAAATTACATTTTTCAATTAGATGATGGTCAGTTTCAAACAAGCAATAATTTTTATAATATTTCATCTGGAAGTCATACTGTAACAGTTAGAGATACCTTAGGGAATTGCGGGGATTTTGTATTAGTTTTCAATGTTATAAAATATCCTAAATTTTTTACTCCTAATGCTGATGGTTATAATGACACATGGAACATTTGGGATTTAAGAAATGAGCATCCTGATGCTGTAATTTATATATTTGATCGTTACGGGAAATTTTTAAAAGAACTTTCTCCAATGGACAATGGATGGGATGGAAAATATAATGGCCATGATTTACCATCAACTGATTATTGGTTCACCGTAGACTATTTATATAATGGAGAACCTGCACAATTTAAAGCACATTTTGCAATGAAACGATAA